A genome region from Manis javanica isolate MJ-LG chromosome 3, MJ_LKY, whole genome shotgun sequence includes the following:
- the MRAS gene encoding ras-related protein M-Ras isoform X2, whose translation MREQYMRTGDGFLIVFSVTDKASFEHVDRFHQLILRVKDRESFPMILVANKVDLMHLRKITRDQGKEMATKHNIPYIETSAKDPPLNVDKAFHDLVRVIRQQIPEKSQKKKKKTKWRGDRAAGTHKLQCVIL comes from the exons ATGCGGGAGCAGTACATGCGCACCGGGGACGGCTTCCTCATCGTCTTCTCCGTCACAGACAAGGCGAGCTTCGAGCACGTGGACCGcttccaccagctcatcctgcgCGTCAAGGACAG AGAGTCATTCCCGATGATCCTCGTGGCCAACAAAGTTGATTTGATGCATTTGAGGAAAATCACCAGGgatcaaggaaaagaaatggcGACCAAACACAAT ATTCCGTACATAGAAACCAGTGCCAAGGACCCGCCTCTCAATGTCGACAAAGCCTTCCACGACCTGGTTAGGGTCATCAG GCAACAGATACCAGAAAaaagccagaagaagaagaagaaaaccaaaTGGCGGGGAGACCGGGCCGCTGGTACCCACAAACTGCAGTGTGTGATACTGTGA